The following proteins come from a genomic window of Dreissena polymorpha isolate Duluth1 chromosome 1, UMN_Dpol_1.0, whole genome shotgun sequence:
- the LOC127864857 gene encoding uncharacterized protein LOC127864857, translating to MVVTLCRWCDLTVCNALWYITNQMDTINITSKKQKDVQPVPDLFEQFDGYNDTKRKKQKSEPMNSSGLQSHAECLFSLLEKPYVNSTTGKWPELRASVEALASCLSSYEQYLNKQATTTAINKELSFPCRTVDQNASVFHCKKSISVVKDKYTLLDKAVVSSDTENPVLFDENLHVEKPFENSMQNFRFFDSLQLSVPVDVIRFCPGGGIGTTYILSQVPENRSDSEMMTDAARLVQRMRPFLKEFHTRAQKNDFKRKISNIAKIKPAIIDYMYSELALDAAAMSHPDTQQRLHLMSLGECGLVNDLRHLNPGRPNNKYDVFFEKLCEQVQHIEAADERRHGSGVAHMSRWISLSDMIAETATSCPEGTPIPSKSLVRLQFTPRNPYSSTALTFTSRIPIQYKIQRRQLRAQHPDDHYCAALFKYLKCRSIELKDDCLFFCVDDKAKVPVGEPHRPISTGVRGRQSIAPIDAELSSLDHDMKATSLTPSVALQCSIPDSVQQSFVRGQVTTFVNDSVTQSASPIRHAMNIRKIVQRNQTNPKVLLKYTDGGTDQRNTLEQVKCANICLFRELDLDMLITVRCAPGQSYVNPAERIMSILNYGLQNVATERERQDDETELKLKRCNSVASIRELLRKHPELLSKWKDSIEPVQALIENRFRKLKLKEEPIQCMTPPTDDDLDLLKRHLRELFPELDLERLQKANTNKCAAYLEWKEKHCRETNYTFQIKKCNDTSCCAPKQMEEEKLKWLPEPELDDTREHFLPYEQATNQETTEKDRPSLTDKKVCKKNTAKPRPGSSVESHGEIEEDEERETSGQPQVNDTSIESVADVPLSSQNARAVAICVECRKPRVVYSKTKLNQRKEVALAMFLSEYEFSCGAHLFPPSAALSEMKKTVVTRPFVQCATPVELCYYGAELGRKDLCAHCGDPGAETDAELKTLYKTVLPICQKCRDMRKEPIVQRKFGKSKK from the exons ATGGTGGTTACTTTGTGCAG ATGGTGTGATTTG ACTGTCTGCAATGCATTGTGGTACATAACAAACCAGATGGACACGATTAACATCACCTCCAAAAAGCAGAAAGATGTACAGCCTGTCCCGGACCTGTTTGAACAGTTTGACGGGTACAATGACACAAAAAGGAAGAAGCAGAAATCCGAGCCGATGAACAGTAGCGGACTTCAGAGTCATGCGGAATGTTTATTCAGTTTATTAGAGAAACCTTACGTAAACTCTACAACAGGAAAATGGCCAGAGCTTCGTGCAAGTGTTGAAGCTTTAGCATCATGTCTGTCATCTtatgaacaatatttaaacaaacaggcAACTACAACTGCTATAAATAAGGAGCTGTCTTTTCCATGTAGGACTGTTGATCAGAATGCATCAGTCTTTCATTGTAAGAAATCAATATCTGTTGTTAAAGACAAATACACATTGCTTGACAAAGCTGTTGTAAGTTCTGACACTGAAAATCctgttttatttgatgaaaatctgcaTGTTGAAAAACCATTTGAGAATAGTATGCAAAATTTTCGTTTCTTTGACAGTTTGCAATTGAGTGTTCCTGTAGATGTTATTAGATTTTGTCCTGGGGGAGGGATTGGTACTACATATATTCTTTCCCAGGTACCTGAGAACAGGTCTGATTCTGAAATGATGACAGATGCAGCTCGGCTAGTGCAGAGAATGAGACCGTTTTTGAAAGAGTTTCATACAAGAGcccaaaaaaatgattttaaaaggaAAATTTCCAATATAGCTAAAATTAAACCAGCCATTATTGATTACATGTACTCAGAATTAGCATTAGATGCTGCAGCCATGAGTCATCCAGATACACAACAGCGGTTGCATTTGATGTCTTTAGGTGAATGTGGGCTTGTGAATGATTTGCGTCACCTAAACCCTGGGCGCCCTAACAACAAGTATGATGTGTTTTTTGAGAAACTTTGTGAACAAGTACAACATATTGAAGCAGCAGATGAAAGACGCCATGGATCTGGAGTTGCTCACATGTCTCGTTGGATTTCACTGTCCGATATGATCGCGGAAACAGCAACTTCATGCCCAGAGGGAACTCCGATACCATCCAAAAGTCTAGTTCGCCTGCAGTTTACCCCTCGTAATCCATACTCATCCACTGCCCTCACATTTACTTCAAGAATACCTATCCAATACAAAATCCAGCGAAGGCAACTTAGAGCACAGCATCCTGATGATCATTACTGTGCTGCTCTCTTCAAATATTTGAAGTGTAGGTCGATTGAACTGAAAGATGATTGTCTGTTTTTTTGCGTGGATGACAAGGCTAAGGTACCTGTTGGTGAACCTCACAGGCCTATCTCTACAGGTGTAAGAGGTCGTCAAAGCATTGCACCTATTGATGCTGAATTGTCAAGTCTAGACCATGATATGAAGGCTACCTCTTTGACCCCAAGTGTTGCATTGCAGTGTTCCATACCTGACTCTGTCCAGCAGTCCTTTGTAAGGGGACAGGTGACGACGTTCGTTAATGATTCTGTCACCCAGTCCGCATCACCAATCAGACATGCCATGAACATCAGGAAGATAGTGCAAAGAAACCAGACAAACCCAAAGGTTCTCTTAAAGTACACTGACGGCGGCACAGATCAAAGAAATACTTTAGAGCAAGTGAAATGCGCCAACATATGTCTTTTTAGAGAACTTGATCTGGATATGCTAATAACAGTAAGATGCGCTCCAGGACAAAGCTATGTGAACCCTGCGGAGAGAATAATGTCTATACTCAATTATGGTCTCCAGAACGTAGCCACTGAAAGAGAAAGGCAAGATGATGAGACAGAATTAAAGCTAAAAAGATGTAACAGTGTAGCCTCAATAAGAGAGTTGCTAAGAAAACACCCAGAATTGCTTTCTAAGTGGAAAGACTCTATTGAACCTGTTCAGGCGTTGATTGAGAATAGGTTCAGAAAACTTAAACTGAAGGAGGAACCAATTCAATGCATGACCCCACCTACAGATGATGACCTCGACCTTCTTAAAAGGCATTTAAGAGAGCTTTTCCCAGAATTAGACCTGGAAAGACTGCAGAAGGCAAACACAAACAAATGCGCTGCGTATCTAGAGTGGAAGGAAAAACATTGTAGGGAAACCAATTACACATTCCAGATAAAGAAATGTAATGACACATCTTGTTGTGCACCAAAGCAAATGGAAGAAGAGAAACTAAAGTGGCTTCCAGAGCCGGAACTGGATGACACACGTGAACACTTTCTCCCTTACGAACAGGCAACAAATCAAGAAACAACAGAAAAAGACAGACCATCATTGACAGATAAGAAAGTTTGCAAGAAAAACACAGCCAAGCCTAGACCTGGAAGCTCGGTTGAAAGTCATGGAGAAATTGAAGAGGATGAAGAACGAGAAACTTCTGGTCAGCCTCAGGTGAATGATACAAGCATTGAATCAGTGGCTGATGTGCCACTGTCCAGTCAAAACGCACGTGCAGTTGCCATTTGTGTTGAATGTAGGAAGCCACGTGTCGTTTACTCAAAGACTAAGTTGAACCAAAGAAAAGAGGTTGCATTAGCCATGTTCCTGAGCGAATACGAATTTTCATGTGGGGCCCACTTGTT